The Manihot esculenta cultivar AM560-2 chromosome 11, M.esculenta_v8, whole genome shotgun sequence genome includes a region encoding these proteins:
- the LOC110625627 gene encoding histone-lysine N-methyltransferase, H3 lysine-9 specific SUVH3, which yields MEGGSSNNSVPPSASFDKSRVLDVKPLRSLMPVFPSSPQNPPFVCAPPSGPFPSGFSPFYPFNGPQPAPPDLNQHTHTPEPLRSFPAPQSNGKMSRDGNADGSTGPPAKRPVGRPRSSFSSQKKAKKDLDFTLSVVDNNFVLGITPAQKEDGDTEVVNSVRMRFDALRRRLSQLEDAKEAPNGGIRRADMRAANIMMSKGLRTNLRKRVGVVPGIEVGDIFFSRMEMCLVGLHSQTMAGIDYLIVRGDVEEDSLAVSIVSSGGYDDEAEDKDVLIYSGQGGNVNNIKKDKQAADQKLERGNLALERSLHRNNEVRVIRGMKDANSSTAKIYVYDGLYRIHESWVEKGKSGCNMFKYKLVRLPGQPGAFDVWKSIQQWRQGFSSRVGLILPDLTSGAESLPVSLVNDVDEEKGPAYFTYYATVKYIKSFKLTEPSSGCNCRNACTPGNLNCSCIRKNGGDFPYIANGILVGRRPLVYECGPSCPCIPNCKNRVSQTGLKVRLEVFKTKDRGWGLRSWDPIRAGTFICEYAGEVIEKVKERQDGEGEDDDYVFDTTRVYEPFKWNCEPGLLEGDGDETTEQYSIPSPLIISAKNVGNVARFMNHSCNPNVLWQPVAYEQNNEYFIHIAFFAMKHIPPMAELTYDYGTSQMDEADGSDAFHGKKKCLCGSPGCRGYFG from the coding sequence ATGGAAGGAGGATCTAGTAACAATTCCGTGCCTCCTTCAGCTTCGTTTGACAAATCAAGAGTTTTGGATGTCAAACCACTGCGTAGTTTGATGCCTGTGTTCCCATCGAGTCCTCAGAATCCTCCTTTTGTTTGTGCACCTCCTTCTGGCCCTTTCCCGTCTGGGTTTTCCCCATTTTACCCTTTTAATGGACCGCAGCCTGCTCCTCCTGACCTCAACCAACATACCCATACTCCAGAGCCACTTCGATCATTCCCCGCGCCACAGTCAAATGGGAAGATGTCTCGAGATGGGAACGCAGATGGTTCCACTGGCCCCCCAGCAAAGCGCCCTGTGGGGCGGCCAAGGTCGTCCTTCTCATCTCAAAAGAAGGCCAAGAAAGACCTGGATTTTACCTTGTCTGTTgttgataataattttgttttggGGATTACTCCCGCTCAGAAGGAGGATGGTGATACAGAAGTGGTGAATAGTGTGCGAATGAGGTTTGATGCCCTTAGGAGAAGGCTTAGCCAATTAGAGGATGCTAAGGAAGCACCTAATGGGGGGATTAGGCGTGCTGATATGAGAGCAGCCAATATTATGATGAGCAAAGGGTTGAGGACGAATCTGAGGAAGAGAGTTGGAGTGGTTCCCGGAATTGAGGTTGGAGATATTTTCTTTTCGCGAATGGAGATGTGTTTGGTTGGGTTGCATTCCCAGACCATGGCTGGGATTGATTACTTGATTGTAAGAGGTGATGTAGAAGAAGATTCTCTTGCTGTAAGCATTGTTTCGTCTGGGGGGTATGATGATGAGGCAGAGGATAAGGATGTCCTAATTTATAGTGGGCAGGGGGGCAATGTTAACAACATCAAGAAGGATAAGCAAGCAGCTGATCAGAAGCTTGAGAGGGGTAACCTTGCCTTGGAGAGGAGCTTGCATCGTAACAATGAGGTGAGAGTGATTCGAGGTATGAAAGATGCCAACAGTTCAACAGCAAAGATCTATGTTTATGATGGTCTGTATAGGATCCATGAGTCATGGGTGGAAAAGGGTAAATCTGGTTGCAATATGTTTAAGTACAAGTTAGTTAGGTTGCCCGGGCAGCCTGGTGCTTTTGATGTTTGGAAATCAATTCAACAGTGGCGGCAAGGATTTTCTTCAAGGGTTGGTTTAATTCTGCCAGACCTGACTTCAGGAGCTGAAAGTCTCCCTGTTTCACTTGTAAATGATGTTGATGAAGAGAAGGGACCTGCTTACTTCACATATTATGCTACTGTCAAGtatattaaatcatttaaattaacAGAGCCTTCTTCTGGATGCAACTGCCGTAATGCATGCACTCCGGGTAATCTGAACTGCTCGTGCATTAGAAAAAATGGAGGTGACTTCCCCTATATTGCTAATGGTATTCTCGTTGGTAGGAGGCCATTGGTTTATGAATGTGGTCCATCATGTCCATGCATTCCCAACTGTAAGAACCGGGTGTCACAAACTGGTTTAAAGGTTCGCTTGGAAGTATTTAAAACAAAGGACAGAGGTTGGGGCCTGCGATCATGGGATCCTATTCGTGCTGGTACTTTTATTTGTGAATATGCAGGTGAAGTTATAGAAAAAGTTAAGGAAAGGCAGGATGGCGAAGGTGAAGATGATGATTATGTGTTTGACACAACACGTGTTTATGAGCCATTCAAATGGAATTGTGAACCTGGACTATTGGAGGGGGATGGTGATGAAACCACTGAGCAATACAGCATCCCTTCTCCCCTAATCATAAGTGCCAAGAATGTTGGAAATGTAGCTAGATTTATGAATCATAGTTGTAATCCAAATGTTTTATGGCAACCAGTTGCATATGAACAAAACAATGAGTACTTTATCCATATTGCATTTTTTGCTATGAAACACATTCCCCCTATGGCAGAGTTGACTTATGACTATGGGACTTCCCAAATGGATGAGGCTGATGgtagtgatgcatttcatggaaaaAAGAAATGCTTATGTGGATCACCAGGATGCCGAGGTTATTTTGGTTGA
- the LOC110625628 gene encoding co-chaperone protein p23-1 isoform X2 yields the protein MSRHPIVKWAQRSDKLYLTVELPDAKDVKLKLEPEGKFSFSATKDDIPYEADIELFDKVNVEESKYNFGIRSIVYVIKKAEQKWWSRLVKQEGKPPVFLKVDWDKWVEEDDENDAGRLDFDGMDFSKEQKSRKQRKAAKQQKRKKQNLAHQLLRKLRLDCFARRPA from the exons ATGAG CCGCCACCCAATTGTGAAGTGGGCGCAAAGAAGTGACAAACTTTACCTCACTGTTGAGTTGCCTGATGCTAAGGATGTAAAGCTCAAGCTTGAACCTGAAGGAAAGTTCAGCTTTTCTGCTACTAAAGATGATATCCCTTACGAGGCCGACATTGAATTGTTTGATAAAGTCAATGTAGAG GAGAGCAAGTATAACTTTGGTATCAGAAGTATTGTATATGTTATAAAGAAGGCAGAGCAGAAGTGGTGGAGCAGGTTGGTTAAGCAGGAAGGGAAGCCTCCGGTGTTTCTCAAAGTTGACTGGGATAAATGGGTTGAGGAAGATGATGAGAATG ATGCAGGTCGATTGGATTTTGATGGCATGGATTTCTCG AAGGAGCAAAAGTCAAGGAAGCAGAGGAAGGCGGCCAAGCAGCAGAAGCGAAAGAAGCAGAATCTAGCACATCAGCTGCTCAGGAAGCTAAGGCTTGATTGTTTTGCAAGGCGACCAGCCTAA
- the LOC110625628 gene encoding co-chaperone protein p23-1 isoform X1 has product MSRHPIVKWAQRSDKLYLTVELPDAKDVKLKLEPEGKFSFSATKDDIPYEADIELFDKVNVEESKYNFGIRSIVYVIKKAEQKWWSRLVKQEGKPPVFLKVDWDKWVEEDDENDAGRLDFDGMDFSKLNMGGDDFDEEELKDEEEGAKVKEAEEGGQAAEAKEAESSTSAAQEAKA; this is encoded by the exons ATGAG CCGCCACCCAATTGTGAAGTGGGCGCAAAGAAGTGACAAACTTTACCTCACTGTTGAGTTGCCTGATGCTAAGGATGTAAAGCTCAAGCTTGAACCTGAAGGAAAGTTCAGCTTTTCTGCTACTAAAGATGATATCCCTTACGAGGCCGACATTGAATTGTTTGATAAAGTCAATGTAGAG GAGAGCAAGTATAACTTTGGTATCAGAAGTATTGTATATGTTATAAAGAAGGCAGAGCAGAAGTGGTGGAGCAGGTTGGTTAAGCAGGAAGGGAAGCCTCCGGTGTTTCTCAAAGTTGACTGGGATAAATGGGTTGAGGAAGATGATGAGAATG ATGCAGGTCGATTGGATTTTGATGGCATGGATTTCTCG AAGTTAAACATGGGTGGGGATGATTTTGATGAGGAAGAGTTGAAGGATGAAGAAG AAGGAGCAAAAGTCAAGGAAGCAGAGGAAGGCGGCCAAGCAGCAGAAGCGAAAGAAGCAGAATCTAGCACATCAGCTGCTCAGGAAGCTAAGGCTTGA
- the LOC110625922 gene encoding uncharacterized protein LOC110625922, producing the protein MKMEKSSEGLRRGDIVWARVVYPKKWWPGLILSIDVFGIAVSFFDGGENPRYFLETEVCSFQENFESLIGTVKNCSKGEELVDAALKLMSKRVTSSLKCLCHYRPPLQSDAISRRSKRSRRGDFFRPDAVLAFVLGLAVSPFVSISDFIYAVNASAQLNAFRNYVVSKQKLFRQPEATRDHHERDDFNCLSPPLALGACSGVQKSDAFELEFEPLSDDQPNSGSWIQTEETQLQSLHELLLKLHSLALDTNYMRGEFLNAVKQKILTIRYCAYQTILNTGTEKCSCRSNAVQFSRTCYKKSRPSVKVVENDCRDISTPHKSNFPCPISFLGSKRNYNYPVDSDFCFKFCKTTTLFSINGADADIQKRKAGPNVCMFGTLISQPALANLYLKCCNTMPFSFSNGTDAHLQINRSRCEASTSGAFFSGSQVGVLTVDARSRTTNYLASPCAANQTQMEPCNSGDATSVETNRQESTDASFRDSSMDGDNETVVEINKQVRTDAAFRDRSIYGDVGSSVETNKQVSNVVFKDSYMDVDDDTLTETNRQVCADATFRDSSVDNKKLHLLFTCHVPLKPQAAQQSPYDTIAHSRSLCMKFPKNFILPLKKDLIRKFSIFGEVDSFRTKIYTRTGAALVVFLHQLDAVAAYQYAKRKRNIFGEPNILFWLDYPREKKRRKTKFIVPLPNLKSCLKKSDLHGREDKKCTKRVRFLMET; encoded by the exons ATGAAGATGGAGAAATCTTCAGAGGGATTGAGGAGGGGAGACATTGTATGGGCAAGAGTTGTATACCCTAAAAAATGGTGGCCTGGTCTGATTTTGAGTATCGACGTTTTTGGGATCGCTGTTTCATTCTTCGACGGCGGCGAGAATCCTCGCTATTTCTTAGAAACGGAGGTGTGTTCCTTTCAAGAGAACTTCGAATCACTGATTGGGACTGTTAAAAACTGCAGTAAAGGGGAGGAATTGGTGGATGCTGCCCTGAAATTGATGTCAAAACGGGTCACTTCAAGCTTGAAATGCCTGTGCCATTACCGGCCACCACTGCAAAGTGATGCAATTTCGAGGCGGAGCAAGAGAAGTAGGAGAGGGGATTTCTTTCGACCGGATGCGGTGTTGGCTTTTGTTCTTGGCTTGGCAGTTTCTCCCTTTGTTAGTATTTCGGATTTCATCTACGCAGTTAACGCATCTGCGCAGCTTAATGCGTTTCGCAATTATGTAGTAAGCAAGCAAAAGCTGTTTCGACAGCCAGAAGCAACGAGGGATCACCACGAGAGGGacgattttaattgtttatctCCTCCGCTTGCTTTAG GTGCTTGCTCAGGAGTTCAAAAATCAGATGCTTTTGAGCTGGAATTTGAACCCTTGAGTGATGATCAACCTAACAGTGGGTCTTGGATTCAAACTGAGGAAACCCAGTTGCAATCACTGCATGAACTGCTGTTAAAGTTGCATAGTCTTGCTTTAGATACAAACTATATGAGGGGAGAATTCTTGAATGCAGTGAAGCAGAAAATTTTGACGATCAGATATTGTGCATACCAAACTATCTTGAATACTGGGACTGAAAAATGCTCTTGCAGAAGCAATGCCGTTCAATTTTCTCGGACTTGCTATAAAAAGAGTCGGCCAAGTGTCAAGGTTGTTGAAAATGATTGTAGGGATATTTCTACCCCTCATAAATCAAATTTCCCATGTCCTATTAGCTTCCTGGGGTCAAAGAGGAATTACAATTATCCTGTTGATTCTGATTTTTGTTTTAAGTTCTGCAAAACTACAACTCTCTTCTCAATCAATGGAGCTGATGCTGATATTCAGAAACGCAAAGCTGGACCCAATGTATGCATGTTCGGTACTTTGATCTCACAGCCTGCATTAGCAAACCTTTATTTGAAGTGTTGCAACACCATGCCCTTTTCCTTCTCCAATGGCACAGATGCTCACTTACAAATAAACAGAAGCAGATGTGAGGCAAGTACTTCTGGTGCTTTTTTCTCAGGGTCTCAAGTAGGGGTACTTACCGTTGATGCAAGGTCAAGAACCACAAATTACCTAGCATCTCCCTGTGCTGCCAATCAAACACAGATGGAGCCTTGCAATAGTGGTGATGCAACTTCTGTGGAAACTAATAGACAAGAAAGCACTGATGCGAGTTTCAGAGACAGCTCTATGGATGGTGACAATGAAACTGTTGTGGAAATCAATAAACAAGTAAGAACTGATGCAGCCTTCAGAGACCGCTCTATATATGGTGATGTTGGATCATCCGTGGAAACCAACAAACAAGTGAGCAATGTAGTTTTCAAGGACAGCTATATGGATGTTGATGATGACACATTAACGGAAACCAATAGACAAGTATGCGCTGATGCAACTTTCAGAGACAGCTCTGTGGATAATAAGAAGCTTCACCTACTTTTTACTTGTCATGTTCCATTGAAGCCACAAGCAGCTCAGCAATCACCATATGATACAATTGCCCATAGTCGATCTTTGTGCATGAAATTCCCGAAGAATTTTATTCTTCCATTAAAGAAGGATTTGATAAGGAAATTCAGTATATTTGGCGAAGTAGATTCATTTAGAACCAAAATCTATACACGAACTGGCGCCGCCCTGGTGGTTTTCTTACACCAGCTTGATGCAGTGGCTGCTTATCAGTAtgcaaaaaggaaaagaaatataTTTGGTGAACCAAATATCCTGTTTTGGCTTGACTACCCACgtgagaaaaagagaagaaaaaccaAGTTCATAGTCCCCCTGCCAAACCTAAAATCCTGCCTCAAAAAATCAGATTTGCATGGACGAGAGGATAAGAAGTGCACCAAAAGGGTGAGGTTTCTAATGGAAACATAG
- the LOC110626844 gene encoding uncharacterized protein LOC110626844 isoform X3 produces the protein MKQHHKLTLALCGIWAATILYGEMLAFWVPSLWSCSWPHLHHLPRSSANTMESLHRFRHIFGMNTDGRYTDIQVYFIPGNHDIGYASINSHHPEVVRRYVERFGIRNFQFTVGKVEFIAVDAQTLDGRPRENLASVTWEFVKNVSTDIQLVPRVLLSHIPLYRRHDTYCGSYRSSPIINQAISYSALSGEIKYQNYVTEESSYKLLELVKPALILSGHDHDQCTVVHESNFGSITEHTLGTISWQQGNLYPSFMLLSVSNSATANVSIPEDLLISQLCFLPWQTHIYIWYISLFVLTLLTLLFWPTSGVSFGHHLSGLMECLRHYGSMFRGEKDKNEDENCEYEMMWDAEGAMHLVKKVVDTSISRTSDKASVERCFISAFSSAFVNSTKGNAVIRPTARKNISQEGEISMNLDINADVGNDPSIKLPSRISKSKTRIIIQRLMRTFRMVTVIAAVNVPIYMMLLFKDWIDQ, from the exons ATGAAGCAGCATCACAAGTTGACGCTGGCTCTGTGCGGGATTTGGGCAGCTACTATTCTTTATGGCGAGATGCTTGCCTTCTGGGTGCCCTCTCTCTGGTCTTGTTCCTGGCCTCatcttcatcatcttcctcgTTCATCTGCCAATACCATG GAGTCCTTACACCGCTTTAGGCATATCTTTGGTATGAATACGGATGGAAGATATACAGATATTCAGGTTTACTTCATTCCTGGCAATCATGATATTGGCTATGCAAGCATCAATTCTCATCATCCAGAG GTTGTCAGGCGCTATGTAGAAAGATTTGGGATTAGAAATTTCCAGTTTACAGTAGGAAAAGTGGAGTTCATTGCTGTTGATGCTCAAACTCTTGATG GGCGGCCACGAGAAAATTTGGCTTCTGTGACTTGGGAGTTTGTAAAAAATGTTTCTACAG ACATTCAATTAGTTCCAAGGGTTTTATTGAGCCATATTCCATTGTACCGGAGGCATGATACTTATTGTGGCTCTTACCGTAGTTCTCCAATTATCAACCAG GCAATTTCATATTCTGCTCTCAGTGGAGAAATAAA GTACCAGAATTATGTTACTGAGGAATCCTCGTACAAATTGCTGGAATTAGTCAAGCCT GCATTAATTTTATCAGGGCATGATCATGACCAGTGTACGGTGGTACATGAGTCAAACTTTGGATCCATAACTGAG CACACTTTAGGGACAATAAGCTGGCAGCAGGGAAACTTATATCCGTCTTTCATGCTATTATCTGTTAGCAACTCTGCAACTGCCAACGTTTCCATCCCAGAAGATCTATTAATttctcaactttgcttccttccATGGCAAACACACATTTATATATG GTATATTTCCCTGTTTGTTCTGACCCTACTCACTCTCCTCTTTTGGCCAACAAGTGGGGTAAGTTTTGGGCATCACTTGAGTGGTTTAATGGAATGCCTCAGACATTACGGCAGCATGTTTAGAGGGGAGAAAGACAAAAATGAAGATGAGAATTGTGAATATGAAATGATGTGGGATGCAGAAGGAGCAATGCATCTTGTGAAGAAAGTAGTAGATACTTCTATTTCACGAACAAGTGATAAAGCTTCAGTTGAAAGGTGTTTCATCTCTGCATTCTCGTCAGCATTCGTAAATTCCACCAA GGGTAATGCTGTGATCCGGCCAACAGCAAGAAAGAACATTTCTCAGGAGGGGGAGATTTCCATGAACTTGGACATAAATGCAGATGTTGGAAATGATCCAAGCATAAAATTACCAAGTAGAATAAGCAAATCAAAGACAAGGATCATTATCCAAAGACTAATGAGGACCTTCAGAATGGTGACAGTGATTGCTGCTGTAAATGTACCTATATACATGATGTTGCTCTTCAAAGATTGGATCGACCAGTGA
- the LOC110626844 gene encoding uncharacterized protein C630.12 isoform X1 has protein sequence MKQHHKLTLALCGIWAATILYGEMLAFWVPSLWSCSWPHLHHLPRSSANTMINGVGSGSDYVKVAVIADPQLMDRTSLRLPPKSFALETAQFYTDLYMRRAFFSSIRPFKPDVILFLGDYFDGGPFLSDQEWQESLHRFRHIFGMNTDGRYTDIQVYFIPGNHDIGYASINSHHPEVVRRYVERFGIRNFQFTVGKVEFIAVDAQTLDGRPRENLASVTWEFVKNVSTDIQLVPRVLLSHIPLYRRHDTYCGSYRSSPIINQAISYSALSGEIKYQNYVTEESSYKLLELVKPALILSGHDHDQCTVVHESNFGSITEHTLGTISWQQGNLYPSFMLLSVSNSATANVSIPEDLLISQLCFLPWQTHIYIWYISLFVLTLLTLLFWPTSGVSFGHHLSGLMECLRHYGSMFRGEKDKNEDENCEYEMMWDAEGAMHLVKKVVDTSISRTSDKASVERCFISAFSSAFVNSTKGNAVIRPTARKNISQEGEISMNLDINADVGNDPSIKLPSRISKSKTRIIIQRLMRTFRMVTVIAAVNVPIYMMLLFKDWIDQ, from the exons ATGAAGCAGCATCACAAGTTGACGCTGGCTCTGTGCGGGATTTGGGCAGCTACTATTCTTTATGGCGAGATGCTTGCCTTCTGGGTGCCCTCTCTCTGGTCTTGTTCCTGGCCTCatcttcatcatcttcctcgTTCATCTGCCAATACCATG ATAAATGGAGTAGGATCTGGAAGTGATTATGTGAAAGTTGCTGTAATAGCAGATCCACAG CTTATGGACAGAACCTCCCTCCGTCTACCCCCAAAATCATTTGCTTTGGAGACTGCACAATTTTATACTGATTTATACATGCGCAGGGCATTCTTTTCATCTATACGGCCTTTCAAACCTGATGTGATTTTGTTTTTGGGTGATTACTTTGATGGTGGCCCTTTTTTATCAGATCAAGA ATGGCAGGAGTCCTTACACCGCTTTAGGCATATCTTTGGTATGAATACGGATGGAAGATATACAGATATTCAGGTTTACTTCATTCCTGGCAATCATGATATTGGCTATGCAAGCATCAATTCTCATCATCCAGAG GTTGTCAGGCGCTATGTAGAAAGATTTGGGATTAGAAATTTCCAGTTTACAGTAGGAAAAGTGGAGTTCATTGCTGTTGATGCTCAAACTCTTGATG GGCGGCCACGAGAAAATTTGGCTTCTGTGACTTGGGAGTTTGTAAAAAATGTTTCTACAG ACATTCAATTAGTTCCAAGGGTTTTATTGAGCCATATTCCATTGTACCGGAGGCATGATACTTATTGTGGCTCTTACCGTAGTTCTCCAATTATCAACCAG GCAATTTCATATTCTGCTCTCAGTGGAGAAATAAA GTACCAGAATTATGTTACTGAGGAATCCTCGTACAAATTGCTGGAATTAGTCAAGCCT GCATTAATTTTATCAGGGCATGATCATGACCAGTGTACGGTGGTACATGAGTCAAACTTTGGATCCATAACTGAG CACACTTTAGGGACAATAAGCTGGCAGCAGGGAAACTTATATCCGTCTTTCATGCTATTATCTGTTAGCAACTCTGCAACTGCCAACGTTTCCATCCCAGAAGATCTATTAATttctcaactttgcttccttccATGGCAAACACACATTTATATATG GTATATTTCCCTGTTTGTTCTGACCCTACTCACTCTCCTCTTTTGGCCAACAAGTGGGGTAAGTTTTGGGCATCACTTGAGTGGTTTAATGGAATGCCTCAGACATTACGGCAGCATGTTTAGAGGGGAGAAAGACAAAAATGAAGATGAGAATTGTGAATATGAAATGATGTGGGATGCAGAAGGAGCAATGCATCTTGTGAAGAAAGTAGTAGATACTTCTATTTCACGAACAAGTGATAAAGCTTCAGTTGAAAGGTGTTTCATCTCTGCATTCTCGTCAGCATTCGTAAATTCCACCAA GGGTAATGCTGTGATCCGGCCAACAGCAAGAAAGAACATTTCTCAGGAGGGGGAGATTTCCATGAACTTGGACATAAATGCAGATGTTGGAAATGATCCAAGCATAAAATTACCAAGTAGAATAAGCAAATCAAAGACAAGGATCATTATCCAAAGACTAATGAGGACCTTCAGAATGGTGACAGTGATTGCTGCTGTAAATGTACCTATATACATGATGTTGCTCTTCAAAGATTGGATCGACCAGTGA
- the LOC110626844 gene encoding uncharacterized protein C630.12 isoform X2, protein MKQHHKLTLALCGIWAATILYGEMLAFWVPSLWSCSWPHLHHLPRSSANTMINGVGSGSDYVKVAVIADPQLMDRTSLRLPPKSFALETAQFYTDLYMRRAFFSSIRPFKPDVILFLGDYFDGGPFLSDQEWQESLHRFRHIFGMNTDGRYTDIQVYFIPGNHDIGYASINSHHPEVVRRYVERFGIRNFQFTVGKVEFIAVDAQTLDGRPRENLASVTWEFVKNVSTDIQLVPRVLLSHIPLYRRHDTYCGSYRSSPIINQAISYSALSGEIKYQNYVTEESSYKLLELVKPALILSGHDHDQCTVVHESNFGSITEHTLGTISWQQGNLYPSFMLLSVSNSATANVSIPEDLLISQLCFLPWQTHIYIWYISLFVLTLLTLLFWPTSGVSFGHHLSGLMECLRHYGSMFRGEKDKNEDENCEYEMMWDAEGAMHLVKKVVDTSISRTSDKASVERGNAVIRPTARKNISQEGEISMNLDINADVGNDPSIKLPSRISKSKTRIIIQRLMRTFRMVTVIAAVNVPIYMMLLFKDWIDQ, encoded by the exons ATGAAGCAGCATCACAAGTTGACGCTGGCTCTGTGCGGGATTTGGGCAGCTACTATTCTTTATGGCGAGATGCTTGCCTTCTGGGTGCCCTCTCTCTGGTCTTGTTCCTGGCCTCatcttcatcatcttcctcgTTCATCTGCCAATACCATG ATAAATGGAGTAGGATCTGGAAGTGATTATGTGAAAGTTGCTGTAATAGCAGATCCACAG CTTATGGACAGAACCTCCCTCCGTCTACCCCCAAAATCATTTGCTTTGGAGACTGCACAATTTTATACTGATTTATACATGCGCAGGGCATTCTTTTCATCTATACGGCCTTTCAAACCTGATGTGATTTTGTTTTTGGGTGATTACTTTGATGGTGGCCCTTTTTTATCAGATCAAGA ATGGCAGGAGTCCTTACACCGCTTTAGGCATATCTTTGGTATGAATACGGATGGAAGATATACAGATATTCAGGTTTACTTCATTCCTGGCAATCATGATATTGGCTATGCAAGCATCAATTCTCATCATCCAGAG GTTGTCAGGCGCTATGTAGAAAGATTTGGGATTAGAAATTTCCAGTTTACAGTAGGAAAAGTGGAGTTCATTGCTGTTGATGCTCAAACTCTTGATG GGCGGCCACGAGAAAATTTGGCTTCTGTGACTTGGGAGTTTGTAAAAAATGTTTCTACAG ACATTCAATTAGTTCCAAGGGTTTTATTGAGCCATATTCCATTGTACCGGAGGCATGATACTTATTGTGGCTCTTACCGTAGTTCTCCAATTATCAACCAG GCAATTTCATATTCTGCTCTCAGTGGAGAAATAAA GTACCAGAATTATGTTACTGAGGAATCCTCGTACAAATTGCTGGAATTAGTCAAGCCT GCATTAATTTTATCAGGGCATGATCATGACCAGTGTACGGTGGTACATGAGTCAAACTTTGGATCCATAACTGAG CACACTTTAGGGACAATAAGCTGGCAGCAGGGAAACTTATATCCGTCTTTCATGCTATTATCTGTTAGCAACTCTGCAACTGCCAACGTTTCCATCCCAGAAGATCTATTAATttctcaactttgcttccttccATGGCAAACACACATTTATATATG GTATATTTCCCTGTTTGTTCTGACCCTACTCACTCTCCTCTTTTGGCCAACAAGTGGGGTAAGTTTTGGGCATCACTTGAGTGGTTTAATGGAATGCCTCAGACATTACGGCAGCATGTTTAGAGGGGAGAAAGACAAAAATGAAGATGAGAATTGTGAATATGAAATGATGTGGGATGCAGAAGGAGCAATGCATCTTGTGAAGAAAGTAGTAGATACTTCTATTTCACGAACAAGTGATAAAGCTTCAGTTGAAAG GGGTAATGCTGTGATCCGGCCAACAGCAAGAAAGAACATTTCTCAGGAGGGGGAGATTTCCATGAACTTGGACATAAATGCAGATGTTGGAAATGATCCAAGCATAAAATTACCAAGTAGAATAAGCAAATCAAAGACAAGGATCATTATCCAAAGACTAATGAGGACCTTCAGAATGGTGACAGTGATTGCTGCTGTAAATGTACCTATATACATGATGTTGCTCTTCAAAGATTGGATCGACCAGTGA